A genomic stretch from Blastocatellia bacterium includes:
- a CDS encoding HYR domain-containing protein: MKHSSGFSKGKWQLIGLVLALAALKCWLPTLAPELKSEVQAKTSTPLQSISREELAVTQAEMQQAILQEKAIPSAEMNRIVDAIVNRYHAQRAARLETINQRRMEFEASIRSLITALNIDPSRLKQDPATADMMGEYDALMAEMQELSPDAPASELEPNDALTTADRIVTTESQSGTRTGVAGRGDGDYYSIEAQGGKALYFSLTNNSNNQGRRVNVNVELLSADGLTSLYSFDSDSPNPTKPLRYSVPETGKYFLRVTTSPSRRRASYQLSVKQLEGQYSAEAVSGCTTFNFETGAQGWSVVPVSGPALWHLATTCRAQLPGHSTPTTFYYGQECVVGTCATQIASREISVGSFAPSSVNTIAATCSATCNYNTCSRNASNLVSPTISAVGTVTLSFNYLLFVETDPSKDLANVDFSTDGGTTWTPLLSKANLINDNNWHSATTSFSAGATCANVRVRFRFDTVDQLLNTFTGWHVDDVSICSTDTTPPVITCPANFTTTLAASCPPALSGVVTFPPPMATDNCGTPTVSCSPSSGSAFPVGTTTVTCTATDTAGNTASCSFTVTVFNGCLQDDSNPGNVVLFNTLTGEYRFCCNGMIFTGKGTATVRGCIVEIQHNPSDRRVLIKADFSQLKGTASLQFPPGTTKCTITDRKMTDNSCLCGT; the protein is encoded by the coding sequence ATGAAACACTCAAGCGGGTTCAGCAAAGGCAAATGGCAGTTGATAGGGCTGGTATTGGCTCTGGCTGCTTTGAAATGCTGGCTGCCAACTCTTGCGCCTGAGCTTAAGAGCGAGGTGCAAGCAAAAACATCTACACCATTGCAATCCATCTCGCGTGAAGAGCTTGCCGTCACGCAAGCTGAGATGCAACAGGCCATCTTGCAAGAAAAGGCCATCCCTTCGGCGGAGATGAACCGCATCGTAGACGCCATCGTGAACCGGTATCATGCGCAGCGGGCAGCCCGGTTAGAAACGATCAATCAGCGTCGGATGGAGTTTGAGGCTTCAATCAGGTCGCTGATCACAGCATTAAATATTGATCCCAGTCGTCTCAAGCAGGACCCTGCGACTGCCGACATGATGGGGGAGTACGACGCGCTTATGGCAGAAATGCAGGAGCTCTCGCCAGACGCTCCCGCCTCAGAGCTTGAGCCGAATGATGCGCTGACCACAGCGGACAGGATTGTGACGACTGAATCGCAGAGCGGGACGCGGACAGGCGTCGCCGGTCGTGGCGATGGGGACTATTACTCGATAGAAGCGCAGGGGGGAAAGGCCCTCTATTTTAGCCTGACGAACAATTCCAACAACCAGGGCAGGCGGGTCAACGTCAATGTAGAATTACTTTCGGCTGATGGGCTGACCTCGCTCTATTCCTTCGACAGCGACAGCCCGAACCCGACCAAGCCGCTGCGCTATTCGGTGCCGGAGACAGGGAAATACTTCTTGAGGGTCACGACTTCACCTTCAAGGAGAAGGGCCAGCTATCAATTGTCTGTAAAGCAGCTAGAGGGTCAGTATTCTGCCGAAGCCGTATCAGGCTGCACGACCTTCAATTTCGAAACAGGCGCGCAGGGGTGGAGCGTCGTGCCTGTCTCTGGTCCTGCTTTGTGGCACCTGGCGACGACTTGCCGCGCACAGCTTCCGGGCCACAGCACCCCGACCACTTTCTATTATGGCCAGGAGTGTGTTGTCGGCACCTGCGCCACACAGATTGCCTCCAGGGAAATCTCTGTTGGGTCATTCGCTCCGTCATCGGTTAATACGATAGCTGCAACCTGCTCGGCTACCTGCAACTATAATACCTGTTCGAGAAACGCGTCGAATCTGGTATCGCCGACCATATCTGCCGTCGGAACGGTGACGCTCAGCTTCAACTACCTGCTCTTTGTTGAGACAGATCCTAGCAAGGATCTGGCCAACGTGGATTTCTCAACCGACGGAGGAACAACCTGGACGCCGCTCCTGAGTAAAGCCAACCTGATTAACGACAACAACTGGCACAGTGCGACTACATCCTTCTCGGCCGGCGCTACATGCGCTAATGTGCGGGTGCGCTTCCGCTTCGACACGGTTGACCAGCTTCTGAATACCTTTACAGGCTGGCACGTAGATGATGTGTCAATCTGTAGCACAGACACGACGCCGCCGGTGATTACCTGTCCGGCCAACTTCACTACTACACTTGCCGCTAGTTGTCCGCCCGCCTTAAGCGGCGTTGTCACATTCCCGCCCCCCATGGCGACAGACAACTGCGGCACGCCCACGGTCAGTTGTAGCCCATCGTCAGGGTCCGCTTTCCCGGTCGGCACGACCACAGTCACCTGCACGGCGACCGACACGGCGGGCAATACGGCAAGCTGCTCGTTTACCGTGACAGTCTTCAACGGCTGCTTGCAGGATGATTCCAATCCGGGCAATGTCGTGTTGTTCAACACCCTGACGGGCGAGTATCGTTTCTGCTGCAACGGCATGATCTTCACTGGCAAAGGGACGGCGACGGTGCGCGGCTGCATCGTCGAGATTCAGCACAACCCGTCAGACCGGCGCGTGCTGATTAAAGCGGACTTTTCGCAACTGAAAGGCACCGCCTCGTTACAGTTCCCGCCGGGCACTACGAAGTGCACGATCACCGACAGGAAAATGACCGATAACTCCTGCCTTTGCGGCACCTGA
- a CDS encoding tetratricopeptide repeat protein, whose product MKTATTPTRQLKKKTPARPPTHAGRPFGLTRKRGLYVAIALLIVITFACYANSLWNGFVFDDHQLLTNARPKNFANLLTIVFSSYRPVRNISYAVDFGLWGARPFGFHLTNVLIHAANTIMILFLVRLLTNRLVIAFLAALIFCVHPIQTDAVAYISGRRDVLFSFFYIAAFYSYVKYRQSRSAKHFAAFLALWAISLMSKEMAVSLPLVVFIWNLGDVWGEGSGSWAKRSVEAVRKVLVRDKWLYAALLLAVIGFAWFTVFYQKASSRAGGQDWSYWGGNFYTTILTVIRVHAWYLKQLVYPTPIAQYYGAFDPSTSLLDWRVLVSLIVILPTLIGGFLLLNRHKLMAFAILSYFAMLLPVSQIIPHHELVADHYLYLPMASFGLLVAIAITKITGERTRRVAYAAVGVAVVALAIMTVIRNTTWESDFTVWKANYEAAPNSPRATYNLAVMFEGRDPEKAEVLFRRTLELDPTFDYAYVALARFYVGRNRPTEAEDLIQKGLALTNASTDASASRNPPLLRSQLLTMRAWASWKAGQLPKAEKALRLAIATYPPNPEPYMVMANFYHNDNRAKEEETLKQAVDASPFTYEANARLVMLLVQDKKDDEASVYLEHMLDTIPDEGDCEKANIYITSAKAAVSRNTSLSNFSEKLSEIERRCLRP is encoded by the coding sequence ATGAAAACTGCCACTACTCCTACACGCCAATTGAAGAAAAAGACCCCTGCGAGACCGCCGACGCATGCCGGCCGGCCCTTTGGGCTGACCCGCAAGCGAGGCCTCTACGTGGCTATTGCGTTACTCATAGTGATTACGTTTGCTTGCTACGCAAACAGCCTTTGGAATGGCTTCGTGTTTGATGACCACCAACTGCTGACCAACGCCCGGCCAAAGAATTTCGCCAACCTGTTGACGATAGTTTTCAGCTCGTACAGGCCGGTGAGAAATATATCCTACGCGGTGGATTTCGGCTTATGGGGAGCGCGGCCGTTCGGGTTTCATCTCACCAACGTTCTTATCCACGCCGCGAATACCATAATGATTCTTTTCCTCGTTCGTCTGTTAACGAATCGTCTGGTCATCGCCTTCCTGGCAGCACTGATATTTTGCGTGCACCCGATACAGACGGACGCGGTGGCCTACATCTCAGGGAGGCGCGATGTGCTGTTCAGCTTCTTCTACATCGCAGCATTCTACAGCTACGTCAAGTACCGCCAGAGCCGCTCGGCAAAGCACTTCGCCGCATTTCTCGCATTATGGGCGATAAGCCTGATGTCGAAAGAAATGGCTGTGAGTTTGCCGTTAGTCGTTTTCATATGGAACCTCGGCGACGTGTGGGGGGAAGGCAGCGGGAGCTGGGCGAAGCGGAGCGTCGAAGCAGTGCGAAAAGTTCTGGTCAGAGACAAATGGCTTTACGCCGCGTTGCTGCTGGCCGTCATCGGCTTCGCTTGGTTTACAGTCTTTTACCAGAAAGCCAGCAGCCGGGCCGGGGGGCAAGATTGGTCTTACTGGGGCGGGAATTTCTATACCACGATACTTACAGTGATACGGGTGCACGCCTGGTACCTGAAGCAACTCGTCTATCCCACCCCCATCGCCCAGTATTATGGCGCCTTCGATCCGTCCACATCGCTTCTGGATTGGCGGGTCCTCGTCTCGCTGATTGTCATATTGCCGACGCTAATCGGCGGGTTTCTGCTGCTAAATAGGCATAAGCTGATGGCGTTCGCCATCTTATCTTACTTTGCCATGCTACTGCCGGTTAGCCAGATCATTCCACACCATGAGCTAGTGGCAGATCATTACCTATATCTTCCTATGGCAAGCTTTGGATTGCTGGTAGCAATAGCTATAACAAAGATCACGGGCGAGCGGACGAGGCGCGTTGCCTATGCCGCCGTCGGAGTTGCCGTAGTCGCGCTGGCGATAATGACCGTGATACGCAATACGACTTGGGAGAGTGACTTTACGGTGTGGAAAGCGAATTATGAGGCGGCGCCAAACTCACCGCGGGCGACCTACAACCTCGCGGTCATGTTTGAGGGCAGGGACCCGGAGAAGGCCGAAGTCCTCTTTAGGCGCACGCTTGAGCTTGATCCAACCTTCGACTATGCCTACGTGGCGCTTGCGCGGTTCTACGTCGGGCGGAACAGGCCCACGGAGGCCGAGGATTTGATACAGAAGGGGCTTGCTCTGACTAACGCCAGTACGGATGCTTCCGCGTCCCGGAATCCGCCTCTGCTGCGATCACAGTTGCTGACGATGCGCGCCTGGGCTAGTTGGAAGGCAGGGCAATTGCCAAAGGCGGAAAAAGCCTTGCGCCTGGCCATCGCTACCTACCCCCCGAACCCGGAGCCCTATATGGTTATGGCTAATTTTTATCATAATGATAATCGCGCAAAGGAGGAGGAGACACTCAAGCAGGCAGTCGATGCCAGCCCTTTTACCTATGAGGCGAACGCCCGTCTGGTGATGCTCTTAGTGCAGGATAAGAAGGATGACGAAGCCTCGGTTTATTTGGAGCATATGCTTGATACGATACCCGACGAGGGTGATTGTGAGAAAGCCAATATCTATATTACTTCCGCGAAAGCGGCGGTCTCCAGGAATACCAGTCTCTCAAATTTCTCTGAAAAGTTGAGCGAAATCGAGCGGCGTTGCCTGAGGCCATGA